In Achromobacter xylosoxidans A8, a single window of DNA contains:
- the polA gene encoding DNA polymerase I — protein sequence MKKTLLLVDGSSYLYRAFHAMPDLRNAQGEPTGALYGVVNMLRKLVSDHKAEYAACIFDARGKTFRDDLYPEYKSHRPPMPEDLAAQIEPIHSAVRALGWPVLAIEGVEADDVIGTLAKRAAEHDVYTIVSTGDKDLAQLVNSHVTLVNTMTGEVLDEAGVVNKFGVPPDRIVDYLMLVGDAVDNVPGVTKVGPKTAVKWLTEFGSIDKLVEGAEDIKGVAGSNLREAIPNFPLTRQLLTVKYDCDLAGHVDAVDDLTPRPRDEATLTELYERYGFRTWLRDLTGDAERVPAGDARVAHEAPAAPVELDYQILSDWAAFDAWMEKLKDAPLVAVDTETTSLDEMQARMVGMSLAVSPGVACYIPVAHRGPDNAPQLPKAEVLARLKPWLEDATRAKLLHHAKYDAHVFANEGIKLAGITEDTMLQAYVLESHRGVGLNDLAQRYLGRSGVSYEDLCGKGAKQIGFDEVAVDKAGHYAAEDSDFTLQLHQVLRPMVAADEGLNRIYLLEMQVSEVLTTVERNGVKVDAAELGRQSHKLGQEMLQLEQKAYELAGQPFNLNSPKQLGEILFGRMQLPVVRKTASGAPSTDEEVLSKLAQDYPLPQVLLEYRGLSKLKSTYTDKLPRMINPNTGRVHTHYSQAAVITGRLASSDPNLQNIPVRTEAGRRVREAFIAEQGMLLSADYSQIELRIMAHVSDDANLQRAFEAGEDIHRATASEVFGVSLEDVSTEQRRAAKAINFGLIYGMGVFGLASNLGITRDAAQAYIDRYFARYPGVAMYMDDTRRRAREQGYVETVFGRRLQLPEIRGASGPRRQGAERAAINAPMQGTAADLIKMAMIAVQDWLEAEKLQTRMIMQVHDELVLEAPDAELELVKEALPRLMCNVATLRVPLVAEVGMGKNWEQAH from the coding sequence ATGAAAAAAACCTTATTACTGGTCGACGGTTCAAGTTACTTGTACCGCGCTTTCCACGCTATGCCTGATTTGCGCAACGCGCAAGGCGAACCCACGGGGGCGCTTTACGGCGTGGTGAATATGCTGCGCAAACTTGTCTCTGATCATAAGGCAGAGTATGCCGCATGTATTTTCGATGCCCGCGGCAAGACCTTCCGGGACGATCTCTACCCGGAGTACAAATCGCACCGCCCGCCCATGCCGGAAGACCTGGCGGCGCAGATCGAGCCCATCCACAGCGCCGTGCGCGCGCTGGGCTGGCCGGTGCTGGCCATCGAAGGGGTCGAGGCCGACGATGTGATCGGCACCCTGGCCAAGCGCGCCGCCGAGCACGACGTGTACACCATCGTGTCCACCGGCGACAAGGACCTGGCGCAGCTGGTCAACAGCCACGTCACCCTGGTCAACACCATGACCGGCGAAGTGCTGGACGAGGCCGGCGTGGTCAACAAGTTCGGCGTGCCGCCCGACCGCATCGTGGATTACCTGATGCTGGTGGGGGACGCAGTGGACAACGTCCCCGGCGTGACCAAGGTGGGTCCCAAGACGGCGGTCAAATGGCTTACGGAATTCGGCTCGATTGACAAGCTGGTTGAAGGGGCGGAAGACATCAAGGGCGTCGCCGGCAGCAATCTGCGCGAGGCCATTCCGAATTTCCCGCTGACGCGCCAATTGCTGACCGTGAAGTACGACTGCGACCTGGCCGGCCACGTGGACGCGGTGGACGACCTGACGCCGCGCCCGCGCGACGAGGCGACGCTGACCGAGCTCTACGAGCGCTACGGTTTCCGCACCTGGCTGCGCGACCTGACCGGCGACGCTGAACGCGTGCCGGCGGGCGATGCCCGCGTCGCGCACGAGGCGCCCGCCGCGCCCGTGGAACTGGACTATCAGATCCTCTCCGACTGGGCCGCGTTCGACGCCTGGATGGAAAAGCTGAAGGACGCGCCGCTGGTCGCGGTGGATACCGAGACCACTTCGCTGGATGAAATGCAGGCGCGGATGGTGGGCATGTCGCTGGCGGTGTCGCCCGGCGTGGCGTGCTACATCCCGGTCGCGCACCGCGGTCCGGACAACGCGCCGCAGTTGCCCAAGGCCGAGGTCCTGGCGCGCCTGAAGCCCTGGCTGGAGGACGCTACGCGCGCCAAGCTGCTGCACCACGCCAAGTACGACGCGCACGTGTTCGCCAACGAAGGCATCAAGCTGGCCGGCATTACCGAAGACACGATGCTGCAGGCCTATGTGCTGGAATCGCATCGCGGCGTCGGGTTGAACGACCTGGCCCAGCGCTACCTGGGCCGCAGCGGCGTGTCCTACGAGGACCTCTGCGGCAAGGGCGCCAAGCAGATCGGCTTTGACGAAGTGGCGGTGGACAAGGCCGGCCACTACGCCGCCGAGGACTCGGACTTCACCTTGCAGCTGCATCAGGTGCTGCGCCCGATGGTGGCGGCCGACGAAGGGCTTAACCGCATCTACCTGCTGGAAATGCAGGTGTCTGAGGTGCTGACCACGGTCGAACGCAATGGCGTCAAGGTGGATGCCGCGGAACTGGGGCGCCAGAGCCATAAGCTGGGCCAGGAAATGCTGCAGCTCGAGCAGAAGGCCTATGAACTGGCCGGCCAGCCCTTCAACCTGAATTCCCCCAAGCAGCTGGGCGAGATCCTGTTCGGCCGCATGCAGCTGCCGGTGGTCCGCAAGACCGCCAGCGGCGCGCCGTCCACCGACGAAGAAGTGCTGAGCAAGCTGGCGCAGGATTACCCGCTGCCGCAAGTGCTGCTGGAATACCGCGGCCTGTCCAAGCTGAAGTCCACCTACACGGACAAGCTGCCGCGCATGATCAACCCGAACACCGGACGGGTACACACGCATTATTCGCAGGCTGCGGTCATCACCGGCCGCCTGGCTTCGTCCGATCCCAACCTGCAGAACATCCCGGTGCGCACCGAAGCCGGCCGGCGCGTGCGCGAGGCGTTCATTGCCGAGCAGGGCATGCTGCTGTCGGCCGACTATTCCCAGATCGAGCTGCGCATCATGGCGCACGTGTCGGACGACGCCAATCTGCAGCGCGCCTTCGAGGCGGGCGAGGACATCCACCGCGCCACGGCCTCCGAAGTTTTCGGCGTGTCGCTGGAGGACGTCTCCACCGAGCAGCGCCGCGCCGCCAAGGCGATCAACTTCGGCTTGATCTACGGCATGGGGGTGTTCGGCCTGGCGTCCAACCTGGGCATCACGCGCGATGCCGCGCAGGCCTACATCGACCGCTATTTCGCCCGCTATCCCGGCGTGGCGATGTACATGGACGACACCCGCCGCCGCGCGCGCGAACAGGGCTATGTGGAAACCGTCTTCGGACGCCGCCTGCAACTGCCGGAAATCCGCGGCGCTTCGGGCCCGCGCCGCCAGGGGGCCGAGCGCGCCGCCATCAACGCGCCGATGCAGGGCACGGCGGCCGACCTGATCAAGATGGCCATGATCGCGGTGCAGGACTGGCTGGAAGCGGAAAAGCTGCAGACGCGCATGATCATGCAGGTGCACGATGAACTGGTGCTGGAAGCGCCGGACGCCGAACTGGAAC